One genomic region from Cellulomonas hominis encodes:
- the rsmI gene encoding 16S rRNA (cytidine(1402)-2'-O)-methyltransferase produces MTPQAPGSGRLVLAATPIGDVEDASPRLRRLLAEADVVAAEDTRRLRALAARMGVTVGGRVVSHHEHNESATAPELLEVVAAGGTVLVVTDAGMPAVSDPGFRVVAAAVEAGLPVTAAPGPSAVLTALALSGLPTDRFCFEGFPPRKPGERARALAALEREPRTMVFFEAPHRLAATLAAMATAFGADRPAAVCRELTKTYEEVRRDGLGALADWAAAGEVRGEIAVVVAGAPAREVASTADLVAEVLSRADAGERLKDAVAEVAQVAGVPKRDLYAAALAARGR; encoded by the coding sequence GTGACCCCCCAGGCTCCCGGCAGCGGCCGGCTCGTGCTCGCGGCGACCCCGATCGGCGACGTCGAGGACGCCTCACCGCGGCTGCGCCGCCTGCTGGCCGAGGCCGACGTGGTCGCCGCGGAGGACACCCGCCGGCTGCGCGCCCTCGCCGCGCGGATGGGCGTGACCGTCGGCGGCCGGGTCGTGAGCCACCACGAGCACAACGAGTCGGCGACCGCCCCCGAGCTGCTCGAGGTCGTCGCCGCCGGCGGGACGGTGCTCGTGGTGACGGACGCCGGGATGCCCGCGGTGTCCGACCCCGGGTTCCGGGTGGTGGCCGCCGCGGTCGAGGCCGGGCTGCCCGTCACCGCGGCCCCCGGGCCGAGCGCCGTGCTCACCGCGCTCGCGCTGTCCGGGCTGCCGACCGACCGGTTCTGCTTCGAGGGCTTCCCGCCCCGCAAGCCCGGGGAGCGGGCCCGGGCGCTCGCGGCGCTCGAGCGGGAGCCGCGCACGATGGTGTTCTTCGAGGCGCCGCACCGGCTGGCGGCCACGCTCGCCGCGATGGCGACCGCGTTCGGCGCCGACCGGCCCGCCGCGGTCTGCCGCGAGCTGACGAAGACCTACGAGGAGGTCCGGCGCGACGGGCTCGGGGCGCTCGCGGACTGGGCCGCCGCCGGGGAGGTGCGCGGGGAGATCGCCGTCGTGGTGGCCGGGGCGCCGGCGCGCGAGGTCGCGTCGACCGCGGACCTGGTCGCCGAGGTGCTGTCCCGGGCCGACGCGGGGGAGCGGCTGAAGGACGCCGTGGCGGAGGTCGCGCAGGTCGCGGGGGTGCCGAAGCGGGACCTGTACGCGGCGGCGCTGGCGGCCCGCGGGCGCTGA
- the aroD gene encoding type I 3-dehydroquinate dehydratase translates to MTRTPATRPVTVPVTVRGTVLGAGRPKVIVPLTGGTVPALLDQARDVVAAGPDLVEWRVDHLGPGGAAPGDAAPADVVAAGRELRAALGGLPLLVTIRTAAEGGLAAVADADYVAVYRAVLEAGLADLVDVEVMRDEATVRTLVDLAHAAGALVVASNHDFDATPPQEEIVRRLLHMADRGADVLKIAVMPHDPGDVLALLAATWEASGRTERPLITMAMAGTGVASRVAGGAFGSAATFGTVGAASAPGQVELGALRAALAVVHPG, encoded by the coding sequence ATGACCCGCACGCCGGCCACCCGACCCGTGACCGTGCCCGTGACCGTCCGCGGCACCGTGCTGGGGGCCGGGCGGCCGAAGGTGATCGTCCCGCTGACCGGCGGCACGGTCCCGGCCCTGCTCGACCAGGCCCGGGACGTCGTCGCCGCCGGTCCGGACCTCGTCGAGTGGCGGGTGGACCACCTGGGCCCCGGCGGCGCGGCACCCGGCGACGCGGCACCCGCCGACGTGGTGGCCGCGGGCCGGGAGCTGCGCGCCGCGCTCGGCGGCCTGCCGCTGCTCGTGACGATCCGCACCGCCGCGGAGGGCGGGCTCGCCGCCGTCGCGGACGCCGACTACGTGGCGGTCTACCGGGCCGTGCTCGAGGCGGGGCTCGCCGACCTGGTGGACGTCGAGGTCATGCGCGACGAGGCGACCGTCCGGACCCTGGTGGACCTCGCGCACGCCGCGGGCGCCCTCGTCGTCGCCTCGAACCACGACTTCGACGCCACCCCGCCGCAGGAGGAGATCGTGCGCCGGCTGCTGCACATGGCGGACCGCGGCGCCGACGTGCTGAAGATCGCGGTCATGCCGCACGACCCCGGCGACGTGCTCGCGCTGCTCGCCGCCACGTGGGAGGCGTCCGGGCGCACCGAGCGGCCCCTGATCACGATGGCGATGGCGGGCACCGGGGTGGCCTCCCGGGTGGCCGGCGGGGCCTTCGGGTCGGCGGCGACGTTCGGGACCGTGGGGGCGGCGTCCGCGCCGGGGCAGGTCGAGCTCGGGGCGCTGCGGGCCGCGCTCGCCGTCGTCCACCCCGGCTGA
- a CDS encoding 4-(cytidine 5'-diphospho)-2-C-methyl-D-erythritol kinase, translated as MTDLRLAPRTGREVRVRAPGKVNLSLRVGSRRPDGYHPLATVFQAVSLYEDVVASASDELRVSVSGPQADLVPTDDSNLALRAARALAARTGVDDGVHLHLHKGVPVAGGMAGGSADAAAALLACDAFWGTALPREELHEIAAELGSDVPFLLMGQTAVGSGRGDLLTAALSRGEYHWAFGVRDAGLSTARVYAEFDDLAAGHPEPAVDGDVALLQALRAGDAPAVGALLHNDLQDAAVELAPGLVETLSVAEDAGALGVVVSGSGPTVAALARSRQHALVIAAAMTAAGVADSVLTASGPVPGARLVAGSDVL; from the coding sequence GTGACCGACCTGCGCCTCGCCCCCCGCACCGGCCGTGAGGTGCGCGTCCGGGCGCCCGGGAAGGTGAACCTGTCGCTGCGGGTCGGCTCCCGCCGGCCCGACGGGTACCACCCGCTCGCCACGGTGTTCCAGGCGGTGTCGCTCTACGAGGACGTCGTCGCCTCGGCGTCGGACGAGTTGCGGGTGAGCGTCTCCGGCCCGCAGGCCGACCTGGTGCCCACCGACGACAGCAACCTCGCCCTGCGGGCCGCCCGGGCGCTGGCCGCGCGCACCGGGGTGGACGACGGCGTGCACCTGCACCTGCACAAGGGCGTCCCGGTCGCGGGCGGCATGGCGGGCGGGTCCGCGGACGCGGCCGCGGCGCTCCTCGCGTGCGACGCGTTCTGGGGCACGGCCCTCCCCCGCGAGGAGCTGCACGAGATCGCCGCCGAGCTCGGCTCGGACGTGCCGTTCCTGCTCATGGGCCAGACGGCGGTCGGCTCCGGCCGCGGGGACCTGCTGACCGCAGCGCTCAGCCGGGGCGAGTACCACTGGGCGTTCGGCGTCCGGGACGCGGGCCTGTCCACGGCGCGGGTGTACGCGGAGTTCGACGACCTCGCCGCCGGGCACCCGGAGCCCGCGGTGGACGGCGACGTCGCGCTGCTGCAGGCGCTGCGGGCCGGGGACGCTCCGGCCGTCGGGGCGCTGCTGCACAACGACCTGCAGGACGCGGCCGTCGAGCTGGCGCCCGGTCTGGTGGAGACGCTGTCGGTCGCGGAGGACGCCGGCGCGCTGGGCGTCGTGGTGTCCGGCTCCGGCCCGACCGTCGCGGCGCTCGCGCGCAGCCGGCAGCACGCGCTGGTGATCGCCGCGGCGATGACGGCCGCCGGGGTGGCGGACTCGGTGCTCACCGCCTCCGGGCCGGTGCCCGGGGCCCGGCTGGTGGCCGGGTCGGACGTGCTCTGA
- a CDS encoding IS30 family transposase yields the protein MAGSRLSLQERAQIEVLFGQGLTFPAIGRAIGRDRSTVWREVTRNNSYRGMHLGGAGSRHPGGAHSGRAGRGGAYRWVYAHGNAHARAARRARRPRAGKLIGNANVKGRAPFPGRLWPVVAAKLAQRWSPRQIAHWLRQEFPDRPEQWVSHETIYQAIYYQARGGMRAELDRQVALRSGRAARRPQSRVASAGRGAKTWIGDLNISTRPAEAADRAVPGHWEGDLVIGARGSSAIITLVERSTRFVMLGALPNSRVSEEVTRVLIDLMGRVPGELAKTLTWDQGSEMAQHAAFTLATGCRVFFCDPHSPWQRGSNENTNGLLRQYFPRSSTDFRTYTQDDLDAVARELNGRPRETLGWQNPAQRLNDLLVATAA from the coding sequence ATGGCTGGTTCGAGGTTGTCGCTGCAGGAGCGGGCGCAGATCGAGGTGTTGTTCGGTCAGGGGCTGACGTTCCCGGCGATCGGTCGGGCGATCGGGCGTGATCGCTCGACGGTCTGGCGTGAGGTCACGCGGAACAACTCCTACCGGGGTATGCACTTGGGTGGGGCCGGGTCGCGGCATCCTGGTGGTGCTCATTCGGGTCGGGCCGGTCGCGGCGGGGCCTACCGGTGGGTCTACGCCCACGGCAACGCCCACGCCCGGGCCGCCCGGCGCGCGCGGCGCCCCCGGGCCGGCAAGCTGATCGGGAACGCGAACGTCAAGGGTCGCGCGCCGTTCCCGGGTCGACTCTGGCCGGTGGTCGCCGCCAAGCTCGCGCAACGGTGGTCGCCTCGGCAGATCGCACACTGGTTGCGTCAGGAGTTCCCCGACCGACCGGAGCAGTGGGTGTCCCACGAGACGATCTACCAGGCGATCTACTACCAGGCCCGCGGCGGGATGCGCGCGGAGCTGGACCGGCAGGTCGCGCTGCGCTCGGGGCGCGCAGCGCGCCGACCTCAGTCACGGGTTGCGTCGGCCGGCCGGGGCGCGAAGACCTGGATCGGGGACCTGAACATCTCGACCAGACCCGCCGAGGCCGCTGATCGGGCGGTCCCGGGGCACTGGGAAGGTGACCTGGTGATCGGGGCGCGGGGGTCCTCGGCGATCATCACGCTGGTCGAGCGGTCCACCCGGTTCGTGATGCTGGGGGCGCTGCCGAACTCCCGGGTCTCCGAGGAGGTCACCCGGGTCCTGATCGACCTGATGGGCCGGGTCCCGGGCGAGCTGGCCAAGACCTTGACCTGGGACCAGGGATCCGAGATGGCCCAGCACGCGGCGTTCACCCTGGCCACAGGCTGCCGGGTGTTCTTCTGCGACCCGCACTCGCCCTGGCAGCGCGGAAGCAACGAGAACACCAACGGGCTGCTGCGCCAGTACTTCCCCCGGTCCTCGACCGACTTCCGCACCTACACCCAGGACGACCTCGACGCCGTCGCCCGCGAGCTCAACGGCCGACCCCGCGAAACCCTCGGCTGGCAGAATCCCGCACAACGACTCAACGACCTACTCGTTGCAACCGCCGCCTGA
- a CDS encoding ubiquitin-like domain-containing protein, translated as MPAPDPTSPVAADDREHALVHLTGVEPRGRRPRRSRMLRLGAQGAALLLVAGATTAFAGLHKSVTVEVDGVPTQVSAFGRTVGQVLAAGDITVGEHDLVAPALGDPVADGSQIVVRHGRELDVEVDGAERTVWTTALTVGEAVEGLGLREGETLLSASRSSSLVRGDVLRVSTQKTIHLAVDGQVVDGLTSAGTVRDALREIGLVLNEGDRVSVPLDATATDGLVVLVTRAATAGERVDEVVPFEEQEVEDPTLVAGNRVVETKGRTGVRTTTYATATVGGAVVDRQVVASAVTVEPVTQVVRVGTMELASGVDITVTPGSAKDIGKQLAAERGWGDDQFACLVQLWDKESGWRVDAENRSSGAYGIPQALPGSKMASIAADWRTNPATQITWGLNYVAGRYSTPCGAWSSFQAKGWY; from the coding sequence GTGCCTGCGCCCGACCCGACCTCGCCCGTCGCCGCCGACGACCGCGAGCACGCCCTCGTGCACCTCACGGGCGTCGAGCCGCGCGGTCGCCGTCCCCGTCGCTCCCGGATGCTGCGGCTCGGCGCCCAGGGCGCGGCGCTCCTGCTGGTCGCGGGCGCGACGACCGCGTTCGCGGGGCTGCACAAGTCGGTGACGGTGGAGGTCGACGGCGTGCCGACGCAGGTCAGCGCGTTCGGCCGCACGGTGGGCCAGGTCCTCGCGGCGGGCGACATCACCGTGGGCGAGCACGACCTGGTGGCCCCGGCGCTCGGCGACCCGGTGGCGGACGGCTCCCAGATCGTCGTGCGGCACGGCCGCGAGCTCGACGTCGAGGTGGACGGCGCCGAGCGCACCGTGTGGACGACCGCGCTCACCGTCGGCGAGGCGGTCGAGGGCCTCGGGCTCCGCGAGGGCGAGACCCTGCTGTCGGCGTCCCGGTCGTCCTCCCTGGTCCGCGGCGACGTGCTGCGCGTCTCGACGCAGAAGACGATCCACCTCGCGGTCGACGGCCAGGTCGTGGACGGCCTGACCAGCGCCGGGACGGTCCGGGACGCGCTGCGCGAGATCGGCCTGGTGCTGAACGAGGGCGACCGGGTGTCGGTCCCGCTGGACGCCACCGCGACGGACGGCCTCGTGGTCCTCGTGACCCGCGCCGCCACCGCCGGCGAGCGGGTCGACGAGGTGGTCCCGTTCGAGGAGCAGGAGGTCGAGGACCCCACGCTCGTCGCGGGCAACCGGGTCGTCGAGACCAAGGGCCGCACGGGCGTGCGCACCACGACGTACGCGACGGCCACCGTCGGCGGCGCCGTGGTGGACCGGCAGGTCGTGGCCTCGGCCGTCACCGTCGAGCCGGTGACCCAGGTGGTCCGGGTCGGCACGATGGAGCTCGCGTCCGGCGTCGACATCACCGTGACCCCGGGCAGCGCCAAGGACATCGGCAAGCAGCTCGCCGCCGAGCGCGGCTGGGGCGACGACCAGTTCGCGTGCCTGGTGCAGCTCTGGGACAAGGAGAGCGGCTGGCGGGTCGACGCCGAGAACCGCTCCTCCGGCGCCTACGGCATCCCGCAGGCCCTCCCGGGCTCGAAGATGGCGAGCATCGCCGCGGACTGGCGCACCAACCCGGCCACGCAGATCACGTGGGGCCTGAACTACGTCGCGGGCCGGTACTCGACGCCCTGCGGCGCCTGGTCGTCGTTCCAGGCCAAGGGCTGGTACTGA
- a CDS encoding head GIN domain-containing protein produces MARRTTTVAATTALGVLAALALTGCVVESAGPAETREIDIEDVSAVDLGTSGDLTVRRGATPSLTVTAGARTHERLVSEVRDGVLVLDSRSSFGVRSAGEIRYQLVVSELSDLAVSGSGDVTADDVTGDVLRVLIEGSGDVEIGRVDATGVRVSVEGSGDVELSGRAGSVGVGIEGSGNVDLGDLRVQEADVSIEGSGEVDLDVRDRLAVSISGSGTVTYSGDPEVTQQVEGSGDVRRG; encoded by the coding sequence ATGGCACGGCGGACGACGACGGTGGCGGCGACGACGGCGCTCGGGGTGCTCGCGGCGCTCGCCCTGACCGGCTGCGTGGTCGAGTCGGCCGGCCCGGCCGAGACCCGGGAGATCGACATCGAGGACGTCAGCGCCGTCGACCTCGGCACGTCGGGCGACCTCACCGTGCGCCGCGGCGCCACCCCCTCGCTGACCGTGACCGCCGGGGCGCGCACGCACGAGCGGCTGGTGTCCGAGGTGCGCGACGGCGTCCTGGTGCTGGACTCGCGGAGCTCCTTCGGGGTCCGGAGCGCCGGCGAGATCCGCTACCAGCTGGTGGTCTCGGAGCTGAGCGACCTGGCGGTGTCCGGCTCGGGCGACGTGACGGCGGACGACGTGACCGGCGACGTCCTGCGGGTGCTCATCGAGGGCTCCGGCGACGTGGAGATCGGGCGGGTCGACGCCACGGGCGTGCGGGTGTCCGTCGAGGGGTCGGGGGACGTCGAGCTGTCCGGCCGCGCCGGGTCCGTCGGGGTCGGCATCGAGGGCTCCGGCAACGTGGACCTCGGCGACCTGCGGGTGCAGGAGGCCGACGTGTCGATCGAGGGCTCGGGCGAGGTGGACCTCGACGTGCGGGACCGGCTGGCGGTGTCGATCAGCGGCTCCGGGACCGTGACCTACTCCGGCGACCCGGAGGTCACGCAGCAGGTCGAGGGCTCGGGCGACGTGCGGCGGGGCTGA
- a CDS encoding aminotransferase class I/II-fold pyridoxal phosphate-dependent enzyme: MEFRRIPGLPPYVFTIIDALKVEARRAGRDVVDLGFGNPDLPSPQIAVEKLAEAAHNSRNHRYSASRGIPKLRQAVAELYQRRFGVTLDPETQVLSTIGAKEGFSHLMWVLLQPGDAALVPTPSYPIHIWGPYFAGADARQVPIGDGTDGAGYVDRVMEAWDLGWPKPRVVVLSFPHNPTTTTVELADLQRLVDWARERDVVLVHDLAYADMCFDGWTPPSIMQCTGATEVAVELYSMTKSYSMAGWRVAFLVGRADVVGALAKLKSYLDYGTFQPIQIAATVTLNEALEYPAELSAVYESRRNALVDGLGRIGWDILRPKGTMFAWARIPEPYRDLGSIEFAELLVRECDVAVSPGVGFGPGGDGHVRFALIENEQRIAQAVRGLRRGLTRLGG; the protein is encoded by the coding sequence ATGGAGTTCCGCCGCATCCCCGGCCTGCCGCCCTACGTGTTCACCATCATCGACGCGCTCAAGGTCGAGGCCCGGCGGGCCGGCCGGGACGTGGTCGACCTCGGCTTCGGCAACCCCGACCTGCCCAGCCCGCAGATCGCCGTCGAGAAGCTCGCCGAGGCCGCGCACAACTCCCGCAACCACCGGTACTCCGCGTCCCGCGGCATCCCGAAGCTGCGGCAGGCCGTCGCGGAGCTCTACCAGCGCCGGTTCGGCGTGACCCTGGACCCGGAGACGCAGGTGCTGTCGACCATCGGCGCCAAGGAGGGGTTCAGCCACCTCATGTGGGTGCTGCTCCAGCCCGGGGACGCCGCGCTGGTGCCGACGCCGTCGTACCCCATCCACATCTGGGGGCCGTACTTCGCGGGCGCGGACGCGCGGCAGGTGCCGATCGGGGACGGCACCGACGGGGCCGGCTACGTCGACCGGGTCATGGAGGCGTGGGACCTCGGCTGGCCGAAGCCGCGGGTGGTCGTGCTGTCGTTCCCGCACAACCCCACGACCACAACCGTCGAGCTCGCGGACCTGCAGCGGCTGGTCGACTGGGCCCGGGAGCGCGACGTCGTCCTCGTGCACGACCTGGCGTACGCGGACATGTGCTTCGACGGCTGGACGCCGCCGTCGATCATGCAGTGCACCGGCGCCACCGAGGTCGCGGTCGAGCTGTACTCGATGACGAAGTCGTACTCGATGGCCGGCTGGCGGGTGGCGTTCCTCGTCGGGCGGGCCGACGTGGTCGGCGCGCTGGCGAAGCTCAAGTCGTACCTGGACTACGGCACGTTCCAGCCGATCCAGATCGCCGCCACCGTGACGCTCAACGAGGCCCTGGAGTACCCGGCCGAGCTGTCCGCGGTCTACGAGTCCCGGCGCAACGCCCTGGTGGACGGGCTGGGCCGGATCGGCTGGGACATCCTGCGGCCGAAGGGGACGATGTTCGCCTGGGCCCGGATCCCCGAGCCGTACCGGGACCTCGGGTCGATCGAGTTCGCCGAGCTGCTGGTCCGGGAGTGCGACGTCGCGGTGTCCCCGGGCGTCGGGTTCGGGCCGGGCGGCGACGGGCACGTGCGGTTCGCCCTGATCGAGAACGAGCAGCGGATCGCGCAGGCGGTGCGCGGGCTGCGGCGGGGGCTGACCCGGCTGGGCGGCTGA
- a CDS encoding resuscitation-promoting factor, whose amino-acid sequence MTSLLRRARTRLAAAPASLRTRIVRNTTDPGDAPGRATERRSRRGRVRLVGAATAVVVLATGGVAVADAHKTVTLDVDGVATTVSTFAGSVEGLLAEQELELGARDTVSPSGALRDGVDVVVRHAHQVTVQTDGQEATVWTTALTADEALQMLAARGDDVRLVASRSTAGGRPDLSLELTLDGPADVLVDGETRTVPDGSTTVADALDRLGVELTPLDRVSVRHQGDRVTVIVNRVVVQDVTTTHEVPFNATEQNDPSLYVGQSKVTTAGVPGVRTVVERVTTVDGAETGRELLSDNVTQAPVDQVTNIGTTKKPVVTQAPATSGTPAVGGGDAAGLNWGALAACESGGRATAVSASGKYHGLYQFSVSTWAAVGGTGLPSEASADEQTARAQMLYNRSGAGQWPHCGSRLFS is encoded by the coding sequence GTGACCTCTCTGCTCCGCCGCGCCCGCACGCGCCTCGCCGCCGCGCCCGCCAGCCTGCGCACCCGCATCGTCCGCAACACCACGGACCCCGGGGACGCCCCGGGCCGCGCCACCGAGCGCCGGTCGCGCCGGGGCCGCGTGCGCCTGGTCGGCGCCGCGACCGCCGTGGTCGTCCTCGCCACCGGCGGCGTCGCCGTCGCCGACGCGCACAAGACCGTGACCCTCGACGTCGACGGCGTCGCCACGACCGTCTCGACCTTCGCGGGCAGCGTGGAGGGCCTCCTCGCCGAGCAGGAGCTCGAGCTCGGGGCCCGCGACACCGTCAGCCCGTCCGGCGCGCTGCGGGACGGCGTCGACGTCGTCGTCCGGCACGCCCACCAGGTCACGGTGCAGACCGACGGCCAGGAGGCGACGGTCTGGACGACCGCGCTGACCGCCGACGAGGCCCTGCAGATGCTCGCCGCCCGCGGGGACGACGTGCGCCTGGTGGCCTCCCGGTCCACAGCCGGCGGCCGCCCCGACCTGTCGCTCGAGCTGACCCTCGACGGCCCGGCCGACGTGCTCGTCGACGGCGAGACCCGCACCGTCCCGGACGGCAGCACCACCGTCGCCGACGCGCTGGACCGCCTCGGCGTCGAGCTGACCCCCCTGGACCGCGTCAGCGTCCGGCACCAGGGCGACCGCGTCACCGTGATCGTCAACCGCGTCGTCGTGCAGGACGTCACCACCACGCACGAGGTGCCGTTCAACGCGACCGAGCAGAACGACCCGTCGCTCTACGTCGGCCAGTCGAAGGTCACCACGGCGGGCGTGCCCGGCGTGCGGACCGTGGTCGAGCGCGTCACGACGGTCGACGGCGCGGAGACCGGCCGCGAGCTGCTGTCGGACAACGTCACGCAGGCCCCGGTCGACCAGGTCACCAACATCGGCACCACGAAGAAGCCGGTCGTCACGCAGGCCCCCGCGACCAGCGGCACCCCCGCGGTCGGCGGCGGCGACGCGGCCGGCCTGAACTGGGGCGCCCTGGCCGCGTGCGAGTCGGGCGGCCGCGCCACGGCGGTGTCCGCGTCGGGCAAGTACCACGGGCTGTACCAGTTCTCGGTGTCCACCTGGGCGGCCGTCGGCGGCACGGGCCTACCCTCGGAGGCCTCGGCCGACGAGCAGACCGCCCGCGCGCAGATGCTCTACAACCGCTCCGGCGCCGGCCAGTGGCCGCACTGCGGGTCGCGGCTGTTCTCCTGA
- a CDS encoding ribosomal RNA small subunit methyltransferase A produces MSTSNGPVAPAAGPLLGPAEIRALAERAGIRPTKTLGQNFVLDGGTVRKIVRQADVLAGQRVVEVGPGLGSLTLGLLEAGADVVAVEIDPVLAGLLPDTVRRHVPGAPVDVVDLPDVAPGVAPGVAPDAGADSPAAPSLTVVRGDALDVRALPGRPPTALVANLPYNVSVPVLLTFLERFPSLERALVMVQAEVADRLAAPPGSRTYGVPSAKAAWYAAARRTSTIGRSVFWPVPNVDSALVRLDRREPPATSATREQVFAVVDAAFAQRRKMLRSALAPLLGGSDAAVRAIEAAGVDPQARGEALDITSFARIAEHLPPS; encoded by the coding sequence ATGTCCACCAGCAACGGCCCCGTCGCACCCGCGGCGGGGCCGTTGCTCGGTCCAGCCGAGATCCGCGCCCTCGCCGAGCGCGCCGGCATCCGGCCGACCAAGACCCTCGGGCAGAACTTCGTGCTCGACGGCGGGACGGTCCGCAAGATCGTGCGGCAGGCCGACGTGCTCGCCGGCCAGCGGGTCGTCGAGGTCGGGCCCGGGCTCGGATCGCTGACCCTGGGGCTGCTCGAGGCCGGCGCCGACGTCGTCGCGGTCGAGATCGACCCGGTGCTCGCGGGCCTGCTGCCGGACACCGTCCGGCGGCACGTGCCGGGGGCTCCCGTGGACGTGGTCGACCTGCCGGACGTCGCGCCGGGCGTGGCGCCGGGCGTCGCGCCGGACGCCGGGGCCGACTCCCCCGCGGCCCCCTCCCTGACCGTCGTGCGCGGCGACGCCCTGGACGTCCGCGCGCTGCCCGGCCGCCCGCCGACCGCCCTGGTCGCGAACCTGCCCTACAACGTCTCCGTCCCGGTGCTGCTGACGTTCCTCGAGCGGTTCCCGTCGCTCGAGCGGGCGCTCGTCATGGTGCAGGCCGAGGTGGCCGACCGGCTCGCCGCACCGCCCGGCAGCCGCACCTACGGCGTCCCGTCCGCCAAGGCCGCCTGGTACGCCGCCGCGCGCCGGACGTCGACCATCGGGCGCTCGGTGTTCTGGCCGGTGCCGAACGTCGACTCGGCGCTCGTCCGCCTGGACCGTCGCGAGCCCCCCGCCACGTCCGCGACGCGCGAGCAGGTGTTCGCCGTCGTGGACGCCGCGTTCGCCCAGCGCCGCAAGATGCTGCGCTCCGCCCTGGCCCCGCTGCTCGGCGGCTCGGACGCGGCGGTCCGCGCGATCGAGGCCGCGGGCGTCGACCCCCAGGCCCGCGGCGAGGCCCTGGACATCACGTCCTTCGCCCGCATCGCGGAGCACCTCCCCCCGTCCTGA
- a CDS encoding shikimate kinase, producing the protein MTPRPAPHAAPDPGALPPLPAHGPLVVLCGPMGSGKTTVGRALGRRWSVDLRDTDADVERRAGTDIPEIFRAHGEAEFRRLEHEAVAAALAEHRGVLALGGGAVLHPGTREALAAYVAGGGVVVFLDVSLEHAAPRVGLDASRPLLQGDPRQRWADIMAERRPTYEAVATLRVPTDGRTAGEVAREIERRLRAAARGA; encoded by the coding sequence ATGACGCCCCGACCCGCCCCGCACGCCGCCCCGGACCCGGGCGCGCTGCCGCCGCTGCCCGCGCACGGGCCGCTGGTGGTGCTGTGCGGGCCGATGGGGTCGGGCAAGACGACGGTCGGGCGGGCGCTCGGCCGGCGCTGGTCCGTGGACCTCCGGGACACCGACGCGGACGTCGAGCGGCGGGCCGGAACGGACATCCCGGAGATCTTCCGCGCGCACGGGGAGGCGGAGTTCCGCCGGCTGGAGCACGAGGCCGTGGCCGCCGCGCTGGCCGAGCACCGCGGGGTGCTCGCGCTCGGCGGCGGCGCGGTGCTGCACCCGGGCACCCGGGAGGCCCTGGCGGCGTACGTGGCCGGCGGCGGGGTCGTCGTGTTCCTCGACGTGAGCCTCGAGCACGCGGCACCGCGCGTCGGGCTGGACGCCTCCCGCCCGCTGCTGCAGGGCGACCCGCGGCAGCGGTGGGCCGACATCATGGCGGAGCGCCGCCCGACGTACGAGGCGGTCGCGACGCTGCGGGTCCCCACCGACGGGCGGACGGCCGGCGAGGTGGCGAGGGAGATCGAGCGCCGCCTGCGCGCGGCCGCCCGCGGCGCCTGA